Proteins found in one Magnolia sinica isolate HGM2019 chromosome 5, MsV1, whole genome shotgun sequence genomic segment:
- the LOC131247048 gene encoding uncharacterized protein LOC131247048, with protein MTTNRSKQTEEFVDNRRRDLEFTVGDHVFLKISPMKGLMRFRQKGKLALRFIGPFEILDRVGVVAYRLALPTALAKIHNEQVLRTKTISVVKILKSDHGEEEATWEREAEVMEKYPHLFGDTPQDGTPSHH; from the exons ATGACTACGAACCGCtcaaagcagacagaagagtttgTGGATAATCGACGTCGTGACTTGGAATTTACGGTGGGTGATCATGTGTTCCTAAAGATTTCGCCTATGAAGGGCTTAATGAGGTTTAGACAGAAGGGAAAATTGGCACTGCGATTTATTGGACCATTCGAGATCTTGGATCGTGTGGGAGTCGTAGCGTACCGCTTGGCGCTGCCTACTGCATTGGCTAAGATTCACAAT GAGCAAGTCTTACGGACAAAAACGATATCGGTGGTCAAGATTCTCAAGTCGGACCATGGTGAGGAAGAAGCAACCTGGGAACGGGAAGCAGAGGTTATGGAGAAGTACCCTCACTTATTCGGCGACACACCACAG GATGGGACTCCTAGTCATCATTGA